In a genomic window of Siniperca chuatsi isolate FFG_IHB_CAS linkage group LG1, ASM2008510v1, whole genome shotgun sequence:
- the LOC122876584 gene encoding aspartate aminotransferase, mitochondrial-like produces MALLKSHKMIYCLGNISPSLGVLSSRNSSWWGGVQMGPPDPILGVSEAFKKDTNPKKMNLGVGAYRDDQGKPFVLSCVRKAEAILTAKQLDKEYLAIGGLGEFTKSCAQLALGADNEVLKSGRNITVQTISGTGSLRIGANFLSRFHGGPRDVYLPKPSWGNHTPIFRDAGMQLKAYRYYDPSTCGFDFKGALDDISKIPEQSVIMLHACAHNPTGVDPKPEQWKEIADIVKKRNLLVFFDMAYQGFASGDIDRDAWAVRYFIEQGHNILLSQSFAKNMGLYGERVGGFTVVCKDLDEAKRVESQLKILIRPIYSNPPMNGARIAATILNTPDLRSLWLEEVHGMANRIIKMREQLVAGLKKEGSTHNWQHVIDQIGMFCFTGLKPEQVERLTKEFSVYMTKDGRISMAGVSSGNVGYLAQAIHAVTK; encoded by the exons ATGGCCCTGCTCAAGTCACACAAGATGATCTACTGTCTGGGGAACATTTCCCCGTCCCTGGGAGTTCTGTCCTCCCGCAACAG CTCATGGTGGGGTGGAGTGCAGATGGGTCCCCCCGATCCCATCCTGGGGGTGAGCGAGGCCTTCAAGAAGGACACCAACCCCAAGAAGATGAACCTGGGAGTGGGAGCCTACAGGGATGACCAGGGCAAGCCTTTTGTGCTCAGCTGTGTCCGCAAG GCAGAGGCTATTCTCACAGCCAAACAGCTGGATAAGGAGTACCTTGCCATTGGTGGTCTGGGGGAGTTTACCAAGTCCTGTGCCCAACTTGCTCTTGGTGCTGATAATGAGGTCTTGAAGAGTGGCAGG AACATCACTGTCCAGACCATCTCAGGAACTGGATCTCTGCGCATTGGAGCCAACTTTTTG TCTCGATTCCACGGAGGTCCACGTGATGTGTACCTGCCCAAACCGTCCTGGGGAAATCACACACCCATCTTCAGAGACGCTGGCATGCAGCTCAAAGCATACAGATACTACGACCCCTCCACCTGTGGCTTTGACTTCAAAGGAGCTCTTGATGACATCTCA AAAATCCCAGAGCAGAGTGTAATCATGTTGCATGCTTGTGCCCACAACCCCACTGGTGTGGACCCCAAGCCCGAGCAGTGGAAGGAGATCGCTGACATTGTGAAG AAAAGGAACCTGCTCGTGTTCTTTGACATGGCCTATCAGGGCTTTGCGAGTGGAGATATCGATCGTGATGCCTGGGCTGTGCGCTACTTCATCGAGCAGGGCCACAACATCCTGCTGTCCCAGTCCTTTGCCAAGAATATGGGTCTCTATG GTGAGCGTGTGGGAGGCTTCACTGTGGTGTGTAAAGACTTAGATGAGGCAAAGAGGGTGGAGTCTCAACTCAAGATCCTCATCAGGCCCATTTACTCCAACCCACCAATGAATGGCGCCAGAATTGCAGCAACCATTCTCAACACACCAGATCTGCGCTCACTGTG GCTGGAGGAGGTCCATGGTATGGCTAACCGCATCATTAAGATGAGAGAGCAGCTGGTGGCTGGTCTGAAAAAGGAGGGCTCCACCCACAACTGGCAGCACGTCATCGACCAGATCGGGATGTTCTGCTTCACAGGCCTCAAACCCGAACag GTTGAGCGCCTGACAAAGGAGTTTTCAGTGTACATGACCAAGGATGGCAGGATTTCCATGGCAGGTGTGTCCTCTGGGAACGTGGGCTACCTGGCACAGGCGATCCATGCTGTCACCAAGTAG
- the slc38a7 gene encoding putative sodium-coupled neutral amino acid transporter 7 has protein sequence MAINTDVEDWGGVGSNDSGERAWLLQSPSVESDRHLETDRRSGGVSPLGAVFIVVNAALGAGLLNFPAAFNMAGGVTAGVMLQMFMLIFIISGLVILGYCSQVSNESTYQEVVRASCGKVTGVLCEVAIAVYTFGTCIAFFIVIGDQLDRLIAAMAHETDTTVSSYWYTDRKFTIVVTAVLVILPLSIPKEIGFQKYASALSVMGTWYVTIVVIIKYIWPDKEVTPGYVPTSSASWTAVFNAMPTICFGFQCHVSCVPVFDSMSRKEIKPWGVVVTLSMIICLFVYTGTGVCGFLTFGSNVSQDVLMSYPPDDIAVAIARAFIVICVITSYPILHFCGRAVIEGLWLRFQGEQVEVCVRREQRRRILQTLVWFAVTLVLALFIPDIGRVISLIGGLAACFIFVFPGLCLMQAKLSETDSRSASWHGLVSFGVVMVTIGAFIFGLTTTNSIYQDVVS, from the exons ATGGCTATTAACACTGATGTCGAGGACTGGGGCGGAGTTGGGAGTAATGACTCTGGAGAAAGGGCGTGGCTCCTGCAGAGCCCCAGCGTGGAGTCTGACCGGCATCTTGAGACGGACAGGAGGAGTGGGGGCGTGTCGCCTTTGGGAGCGGTCTTCATAGTAGTGAACGCGGCACTGGGAGCGGGTCTACTCAATTTCCCCGCAGCCTTCAATATGGCGGGAGGAGTAACTGCAGGAGTGATGCTTCAAATG ttCATGCTGATATTCATAATCAGTGGACTGGTGATCCTGGGCTACTGCTCACAG GTCAGTAATGAAAGCACCTATCAGGAGGTTGTTCGAGCCTCATGTGGGAAAGTCACAGGAGTCCTATGTGAAGTAGCCATAGCTGTCTACACCTTTGGGACTTGTATTGCATTCTTTATTGTCATTGGAGACCAGCTGGATCGCT tgatAGCTGCGATGGCTCATGAAACAGACACTACAGTCAGCAGCTACTGGTACACTGACCGCAAATTTACCATCGTTGTTACTGCAGTCCTGGttattcttcctctctccatccccaAGGAGATTGGCTTTCAGAAGTATGCCAG TGCACTGAGCGTGATGGGAACCTGGTATGTTACCATCGTGGTCATTATAAAGTACATCTGGCCGGATAAAGAGGTGACTCCGGGCTACGTTCCCACCAG TTCTGCTTCCTGGACTGCAGTTTTCAATGCAATGCCCACCATATGCTTTGGTTTCCAG TGCCATGTCAGCTGTGTGCCAGTGTTCGACAGCATGAGCAGAAAAGAGATCAAACCTTGGGGAGTTGTAGTGACTCTCAGTATGATAATCTGTCTCTTCGTTTACACAGGAACAG GTGTCTGTGGATTCCTGACATTTGGCTCCAATGTCAGTCAGGATGTGTTGATGTCATACCCTCCTGATGATATTGCTGTGGCCATTGCAAGAGCTTTTATTGTCATCTGTGTCATCACCTCCTACCCCATTTTACACTTCTGTGGCAG GGCAGTTATAGAAGGACTTTGGCTGCGTTTCCAAGGCGAgcaggtggaggtgtgtgtACGTCGTGAGCAGAGGAGAAGGATCCTGCAGACGCTGGTGTGGTTTGCCGTCACCCTCGTCCTCGCCCTCTTCATCCCAGATATTGGTCGGGTGATCTCACTGATTGGAGGATTGGCAGCATGCTTTATCTTTGTCTTCCCAG GTCTATGTTTGATGCAAGCCAagctgtcagagacagacagtcgaTCTGCAAG CTGGCACGGATTGGTGAGCTTCggtgttgtcatggttacaatcGGAGCATTCATCTTTGGCCTTACTACGACCAACTCCATTTATCAAGATGTCGTCAGCTaa
- the si:ch211-122f10.4 gene encoding cathepsin A-like has translation MYAGGLLVCLLAAFQLGSRAQYAPDEVTHLPGMMFKPKYRQWSGHLQAQPGKFLHYWFVTSQRDPVKDPLVLWLNGGPGCSSLDGFLSENGPFHVNDNGATLYENTFSWNKIANLLYVESPAGVGYSYSDDKKYATDDDQVADDNYKALQSFFAKFPNFTKNEFFIFGESYGGIYAPTLSLRVVTGAAKINFKGFAVGNGLSSFALNDQSLIYFGYYHGLFGEDLWRDLNINCCDKGGCDFYNSSSETCTTLVNVAFGIVYGSGLNEYALYLDCEGGRMSHRGYERTMSHLFKNYRKHSHTHKFSDRVPPSVSLGEVPPCINSTAQINWLNRGDVRKALHIPDTLPPWDICSDEVGEQYTTLYPTVKDVYLKLLSLGLRALVYNGDTDMACNFLGDQWFVEDLGLKATTKYQTWLHDDQIAGFYQQFGNITFLTVKGAGHMVPQWAPGPAFHMFQSFLTNDSY, from the exons ATGTACGCCGGTggtttgttggtgtgtttgctGGCCGCGTTTCAGCTCGGCTCCCGGGCTCAGTACGCTCCTGATGAGGTGACTCACCTGCCAGGTATGATGTTCAAACCGAAATATCGACAGTGGTCGGGACACCTCCAGGCACAACCGGGAAAGTTTCTCCATTATTG GTTTGTGACTTCTCAGCGGGATCCAGTCAAAGACCCTCTAGTGCTCTGGCTGAATGGAGGCCCAGGCTGCAGCTCGCTGGATGGATTCCTGTCAGAGAATGGACCCTTTCAT GTAAATGATAACGGGGCCACTCTGTATGAGAACACATTCAGCTGGAACAAGATTGCCAATTTGCTGTATGTAGAATCTCCTGCAGGAGTAGGATATTCCTACTCTGATGACAAAAAGTATGCCACTGATGATGACCAG GTCGCTGACGATAATTACAAAGCTCTGCAGAGTTTCTTTGCCAAGTTCCCAAATTTCACTAAAAATGAGTTCTTCATCTTTGGGGAAAGTTATGGTGGAATTTATGCACCAACCCTCAGCCTGCGCGTGGTTACTGGAGCTGCCAAAATCAACTTCAAG ggcTTTGCAGTGGGAAATGGCCTCAGCAGCTTTGCTCTGAATGACCAATCTTTGATCTACTTTGGTTACTACCACGGCCTCTTTGGAGAAGA TTTGTGGCGTGATCTGAACATAAATTGCTGTGACAAGGGGGGCTGTGACTTCTACAACTCCAGTTCAGAGACCTGCACGACACTG GTGAATGTAGCCTTTGGTATTGTGTATGGTAGCGGACTTAATGAGTATGCCCTGTACTTGGATTGTGAGGGTGGCAGAATGTCCCACAGAGGCTATGAGAGGACCATGAGCCATCTGTTTAAGAACTACAggaaacactcacacacccacaag TTTTCAGATCGAGTGCCTCCCTCCGTGTCTCTGGGTGAAGTCCCGCCCTGCATCAACAGCACGGCTCAGATTAACTGGCTGAACAGAGGCGACGTGAGGAAAGCTTTACATATTCCAGATACGCTGCCACCATGGGACATCTGCAG TGATGAAGTTGGAGAGCAATACACCACCTTGTACCCAACAGTGAAGGACGTGTATCTGAAGCTGCTCTCTCTGGGCCTGCGGGCGCTCGTCTACAACGGAGACACTGACATGGCCTGTAACTTCCTGGGAGACCAGTGGTTTGTGGAAGACCTCGGCCTGAAA GCAACCACTAAGTACCAGACCTGGCTTCATGATGACCAGATTGCTGGTTTCTACCAACAGTTTGGAAACATAACTTTCCTGACAGTCAAG GGTGCAGGTCACATGGTTCCTCAGTGGGCTCCAGGTCCAGCTTTCCACATGTTTCAGTCTTTCTTAACAAATGACTCCTATTGA